One window of Diabrotica undecimpunctata isolate CICGRU chromosome 8, icDiaUnde3, whole genome shotgun sequence genomic DNA carries:
- the LOC140448386 gene encoding uncharacterized protein has product MRRLSRWLQFVSRSGRCMLPFYFLSRITNFFISTTQIKDMSGNRFFRELEALEADEVFQLIEEIPSGEESEASEIDSDDDGREDEPPDDTNDESFVIEDDLQEIQNTAENEDTGTDIEIESSNQESKNQVKTKLESIGKEN; this is encoded by the exons ATGCGGCGACTTTCTCGGTGGCTTCAGTTTGTTTCAAGGAGCGGTAGATGTATGTTACCTTTTTACTTTTTGTCACGCATAacgaatttttttatttcaactacgCAAATAAAAGATATGTCAG gAAACCGTTTCTTTAGAGAGCTTGAAGCTCTCGAAGCTGATGAGGTATTTCAACTTATTGAAGAGATACCATCCGGAGAAGAATCAGAAGCTTCCGAAATAGATTCAGATGATGATGGACGAGAGGATGAACCTCCCGATGATACCAATGATGAATCATTTGTTATTGAAGATGATcttcaagaaatacaaaatactGCGGAAAATGAAGACACTGGTACGGACATTGAAATAGAATCAAGTAATCAAGAATCAAAGAATCAAGTGAAGACGAAACTGGAGTCAATAGGAaaagaaaactaa